One region of Triticum aestivum cultivar Chinese Spring chromosome 6B, IWGSC CS RefSeq v2.1, whole genome shotgun sequence genomic DNA includes:
- the LOC123139255 gene encoding P-loop guanosine triphosphatase YjiA isoform X1, which translates to MAALCSAASPAVARAAALGLSARGPASLLPLRLRIRAASRSCHAAPRIAASWRARRRFAASAASTTEEGADVDTMIPPDNRIPATIITGFLGSGKTTLLNHILTSHHGKRIAVIENEYGEVDIDGSLVAAQTAGAEDIMMLNNGCLCCTVRGDLVRMIGELVDKKKGKFDHLVIETTGLANPAPIIQTFYAEDTVFNDVKLDGVVTLVDSKHARLHLDEVKPKGIVNEAVQQIAYADRIIINKTDLVSEPEVSSLVERIRVSTVHSIYSFLPCGYSLHHVLCMQSINRMANLKRAQYGKVDLDYVLGIGGFDLERIESAVTEEPHDEHEHEHEHKHEHDHDHAHDHDHHHHDHDHKHDHHAHDHTHDPGVSSVSIVCEGEMDLEKADMWLGNLLLERSDDIYRMKGLLSVSGMPQRFVFQGVHDIFQGSPDRMWEPNEPRINKIVFIGRNLNREELETGFKDCLLK; encoded by the exons ATGGCGGCGCTctgctccgccgcctcgccggccgtcGCCAGGGCCGCGGCGCTCGGCCTGTCCGCGCGCGGCCCCGCCTCCCTCCTTCCCCTGCGCCTCCGCATCCGCGCCGCCTCGCGCTCCTGCCACGCCGCGCCGCGGATCGCGGCgtcgtggcgcgcgcggcggcgcttCGCCGCGTCGGCCGCCTCCACCACGGAGGAGGGCGCGGACGTCGACACCATGATCCCGCCCGACAACCGCATCCCcgccaccatcatcaccggcttccTCGGCTCCGGCAAG ACAACTTTACTAAATCACATACTGACATCTCACCATGGAAAACGGATCGCTGTCATTGAGAATGAG TATGGTGAAGTTGACATTGATGGTTCGTTAGTTGCCGCTCAAACTGCTGGAGCTGAGGACATAATGATGCTGAACAATGGCTGCCTTTGCTGCACTGTGCGTGGTGATTTAGTACGAATGATCGGTGAATTGGTTGACAAGAAGAAGGGAAAGTTTGACCATCTTGTTATTGAAACCACAG GTTTAGCAAACCCAGCACCCATAATACAGACATTCTATGCAGAAGATACAGTTTTTAATGATGTCAAGCTAGATGGTGTTGTTACTCTAGTGGATTCAAAGCATGCAAGGTTGCATTTGGATGAAGTGAAGCCCAAGGGTATAGTCAATGAAGCAGTTCAGCAAATTGCTTATGCCGACAGAATTATAATTAACAAG ACTGACCTTGTTAGCGAGCCTGAAGTTTCTTCCTTGGTTGAGCGTATAAGGGTCAGTACAGTGCATTCCATTTACTCTTTTTTGCCATGTGGTTATTCCTTACATCATGTTTTGTGCATGCAGAGTATCAATCGCATGGCTAATTTGAAACGAGCTCAGTATGGTAAAGTTGATTTGGATTATGTGCTTGGAATTGGAGGCTTTGATTTGGAGAG GATTGAGAGTGCTGTCACTGAAGAACCACATGATGAGCACGAACATGAACATGAACACAAGCACGAACATGACCATGACCATGCCCACGACCACGATCACCATCATCATGATCATGACCATAAACATG ACCATCATGCGCATGATCACACCCATGATCCCGGTGTTTCTTCTGTAAGCATCGTTTGCGAAGGGGAGATGGATCTTGAAAAG GCTGACATGTGGTTGGGGAACCTACTGCTGGAACGCAGTGATGACATATACCGGATGAAGGGGCTGCTCTCTGTCAGTGGAATGCCTCAACGCTTTGTCTTTCAG GGAGTGCACGACATTTTCCAGGGATCTCCCGACAGGATGTGGGAGCCCAACGAACCGCGCATCAACAAGATTGTGTTCATCGGCAGGAACCTCAACCGGGAAGAGCTGGAGACGGGCTTCAAGGACTGCCTGCTGAAGTAG
- the LOC123139255 gene encoding P-loop guanosine triphosphatase YjiA isoform X2 has product MAALCSAASPAVARAAALGLSARGPASLLPLRLRIRAASRSCHAAPRIAASWRARRRFAASAASTTEEGADVDTMIPPDNRIPATIITGFLGSGKTTLLNHILTSHHGKRIAVIENEYGEVDIDGSLVAAQTAGAEDIMMLNNGCLCCTVRGDLVRMIGELVDKKKGKFDHLVIETTGLANPAPIIQTFYAEDTVFNDVKLDGVVTLVDSKHARLHLDEVKPKGIVNEAVQQIAYADRIIINKTDLVSEPEVSSLVERIRSINRMANLKRAQYGKVDLDYVLGIGGFDLERIESAVTEEPHDEHEHEHEHKHEHDHDHAHDHDHHHHDHDHKHDHHAHDHTHDPGVSSVSIVCEGEMDLEKADMWLGNLLLERSDDIYRMKGLLSVSGMPQRFVFQGVHDIFQGSPDRMWEPNEPRINKIVFIGRNLNREELETGFKDCLLK; this is encoded by the exons ATGGCGGCGCTctgctccgccgcctcgccggccgtcGCCAGGGCCGCGGCGCTCGGCCTGTCCGCGCGCGGCCCCGCCTCCCTCCTTCCCCTGCGCCTCCGCATCCGCGCCGCCTCGCGCTCCTGCCACGCCGCGCCGCGGATCGCGGCgtcgtggcgcgcgcggcggcgcttCGCCGCGTCGGCCGCCTCCACCACGGAGGAGGGCGCGGACGTCGACACCATGATCCCGCCCGACAACCGCATCCCcgccaccatcatcaccggcttccTCGGCTCCGGCAAG ACAACTTTACTAAATCACATACTGACATCTCACCATGGAAAACGGATCGCTGTCATTGAGAATGAG TATGGTGAAGTTGACATTGATGGTTCGTTAGTTGCCGCTCAAACTGCTGGAGCTGAGGACATAATGATGCTGAACAATGGCTGCCTTTGCTGCACTGTGCGTGGTGATTTAGTACGAATGATCGGTGAATTGGTTGACAAGAAGAAGGGAAAGTTTGACCATCTTGTTATTGAAACCACAG GTTTAGCAAACCCAGCACCCATAATACAGACATTCTATGCAGAAGATACAGTTTTTAATGATGTCAAGCTAGATGGTGTTGTTACTCTAGTGGATTCAAAGCATGCAAGGTTGCATTTGGATGAAGTGAAGCCCAAGGGTATAGTCAATGAAGCAGTTCAGCAAATTGCTTATGCCGACAGAATTATAATTAACAAG ACTGACCTTGTTAGCGAGCCTGAAGTTTCTTCCTTGGTTGAGCGTATAAGG AGTATCAATCGCATGGCTAATTTGAAACGAGCTCAGTATGGTAAAGTTGATTTGGATTATGTGCTTGGAATTGGAGGCTTTGATTTGGAGAG GATTGAGAGTGCTGTCACTGAAGAACCACATGATGAGCACGAACATGAACATGAACACAAGCACGAACATGACCATGACCATGCCCACGACCACGATCACCATCATCATGATCATGACCATAAACATG ACCATCATGCGCATGATCACACCCATGATCCCGGTGTTTCTTCTGTAAGCATCGTTTGCGAAGGGGAGATGGATCTTGAAAAG GCTGACATGTGGTTGGGGAACCTACTGCTGGAACGCAGTGATGACATATACCGGATGAAGGGGCTGCTCTCTGTCAGTGGAATGCCTCAACGCTTTGTCTTTCAG GGAGTGCACGACATTTTCCAGGGATCTCCCGACAGGATGTGGGAGCCCAACGAACCGCGCATCAACAAGATTGTGTTCATCGGCAGGAACCTCAACCGGGAAGAGCTGGAGACGGGCTTCAAGGACTGCCTGCTGAAGTAG